Proteins encoded within one genomic window of Onychostoma macrolepis isolate SWU-2019 chromosome 11, ASM1243209v1, whole genome shotgun sequence:
- the si:dkey-93h22.7 gene encoding uncharacterized protein si:dkey-93h22.7 isoform X3 — protein MSTCFHCSINNKVVSLVLASGYCAHLLQQRMESMHLTLILTGISVLHPRMDALEKLDEPVLWGPSAALEGSFVNLFCDIPGKPAAVSVHYEFYVETNPGKVIGEYSSLSGEMATISLLIKEQYDGRLICKASGHNDTDIESSFSNALDFRVIVPVKEVSIIITHPSIENIWEGETLTLQCRKTKGTYVSYDWLWNNAPVQMPYDRNEGTLTIHRVSAQNQEYVSKPEISFDVVKLDDGGYKAIITCQSKKGTPRYTFSLLNYTNLIATETTSTIRVFFNMPIEPNRYMGQMRCNASNEGNWVLSEPISLIVESVGGAVTVTPLRHVGLDFQVTRIELRCKVERGTFPHYSWFLNNSRLLGQGGFYSVAWSDESVLALSVGRDSAGFYHCQASDRFDNSTSIRSPKMLISKEVLNTVPPLVVIVVFTSFALLNVAVIACCIYGVVLRRRYSRKYLLTEQHRKMRITDKQEDEEEEDEDDLLEMSESYEEDVVQADRWSDSAEDEDQSVDETGLYEGPDSE, from the exons ATGTCAACCTGCTTTCACTGCtccattaataataaagttGTTTCTCTGGTGCTTGCATCTGGATATTGTGCTCATCTTCTTCAGCAAAGGATGGAATCAATGCATCTTACACTCATTCTCACAG GTATTTCGGTTTTGCATCCAAGGATGG ATGCTCTAGAAAAGCTTGATGAACCAGTTCTGTGGGGTCCGTCTGCTGCATTAGAAGGTTCATTTGTGAATTTGTTCTGTGATATTCCTGGGAAACCGGCAGCAGTGTCTGTCCACTATGAGTTCTATGTCGAGACAAACCCAGGTAAGGTGATTGGGGAGTACTCCTCGCTGTCTGGAGAAATGGCCACTATTTCTCTGCTTATCAAAGAACAATATGACGGTCGACTCATCTGCAAGGCCAGCGGACACAATGACACCGATATTGAGAGCTCGTTCAGTAACGCATTGGACTTCAGAGTCATTG TTCCAGTGAAGGAAGTGAGCATCATCATTACACATCCTTCCATTGAGAACATATGGGAAGGAGAAACTTTGACCCTCCAGTGCAGAAAAACCAAAGGAACGTACGTCTCCTATGACTGGCTCTGGAACAACGCACCGGTTCAGATGCCATACGACAGGAATGAAGGCACTCTGACCATCCACAGGGTTTCTGCACAAAATCAAG AATATGTGTCAAAGCCTGAAATCTCCTTTGACGTTGTGAAGCTTGACGATGGAGGTTATAAAGCCATCATCACGTGTCAGTCTAAGAAAGGGACACCGCGCTACACCTTTAGCCTTTTGAACTACACAAACCTCATCGCCACTGAAACGACCAGCACAATCCGTGTGTTCTTTAACATGCCTATCGAGCCGAACCGTTATATGGGACAAATGAGATGTAACGCCAGCAACGAGGGCAACTGGGTTCTGAGTGAACCGATCAGCTTGATCGTGG AGTCTGTAGGAGGCGCTGTAACAGTGACGCCCCTCAGACACGTGGGTCTGGACTTCCAGGTGACTCGCATTGAATTGCGTTGTAAGGTGGAGCGGGGAACGTTTCCACATTACAGCTGGTTCCTCAACAACAGCAGGTTGCTGGGACAAGGAGGTTTCTACTCAGTGGCCTGGTCAGACGAATCCGTTCTGGCTCTGTCTGTAGGCCGAGACAGTGCTGGATTCTACCACTGCCAAGCTTCAGACAGATTCGACAACAGCACCAGCATCCGCAGCCCAAAGATGCTGATCAGTAAAGAGG TACTGAACACAGTCCCTCCTTTGGTTGTGATTGTTGTTTTCACCTCTTTTGCCCTGCTGAACGTCGCTGTGATTGCTTGCTGTATTTATGGAGTCGTGCTAC GGAGAAGATATTCAAGAAAATACCT ACTCACTGAACAACATAGAAAAATGAGAATCACTGATAAACAGGAagatgaagaggaggaggatgaagatGATCTA TTGGAGATGTCGGAGAGTTACGAGGAAGATGTTGTCCAAGCTGACAGATGGAGTGACTCTGCTGAG GATGAAGACCAATCCGTAGATGAAACCGGTCTGTATGAAGGCCCGGATTCAGAATAA
- the si:dkey-93h22.7 gene encoding uncharacterized protein si:dkey-93h22.7 isoform X1: protein MSTCFHCSINNKVVSLVLASGYCAHLLQQRMESMHLTLILTGISVLHPRMDALEKLDEPVLWGPSAALEGSFVNLFCDIPGKPAAVSVHYEFYVETNPGKVIGEYSSLSGEMATISLLIKEQYDGRLICKASGHNDTDIESSFSNALDFRVIVPVKEVSIIITHPSIENIWEGETLTLQCRKTKGTYVSYDWLWNNAPVQMPYDRNEGTLTIHRVSAQNQGNYMCVASNQFNDTTTFNSSSDVNVYINEYVSKPEISFDVVKLDDGGYKAIITCQSKKGTPRYTFSLLNYTNLIATETTSTIRVFFNMPIEPNRYMGQMRCNASNEGNWVLSEPISLIVESVGGAVTVTPLRHVGLDFQVTRIELRCKVERGTFPHYSWFLNNSRLLGQGGFYSVAWSDESVLALSVGRDSAGFYHCQASDRFDNSTSIRSPKMLISKEVLNTVPPLVVIVVFTSFALLNVAVIACCIYGVVLRRRYSRKYLLTEQHRKMRITDKQEDEEEEDEDDLLEMSESYEEDVVQADRWSDSAEDEDQSVDETGLYEGPDSE, encoded by the exons ATGTCAACCTGCTTTCACTGCtccattaataataaagttGTTTCTCTGGTGCTTGCATCTGGATATTGTGCTCATCTTCTTCAGCAAAGGATGGAATCAATGCATCTTACACTCATTCTCACAG GTATTTCGGTTTTGCATCCAAGGATGG ATGCTCTAGAAAAGCTTGATGAACCAGTTCTGTGGGGTCCGTCTGCTGCATTAGAAGGTTCATTTGTGAATTTGTTCTGTGATATTCCTGGGAAACCGGCAGCAGTGTCTGTCCACTATGAGTTCTATGTCGAGACAAACCCAGGTAAGGTGATTGGGGAGTACTCCTCGCTGTCTGGAGAAATGGCCACTATTTCTCTGCTTATCAAAGAACAATATGACGGTCGACTCATCTGCAAGGCCAGCGGACACAATGACACCGATATTGAGAGCTCGTTCAGTAACGCATTGGACTTCAGAGTCATTG TTCCAGTGAAGGAAGTGAGCATCATCATTACACATCCTTCCATTGAGAACATATGGGAAGGAGAAACTTTGACCCTCCAGTGCAGAAAAACCAAAGGAACGTACGTCTCCTATGACTGGCTCTGGAACAACGCACCGGTTCAGATGCCATACGACAGGAATGAAGGCACTCTGACCATCCACAGGGTTTCTGCACAAAATCAAGGCAATTACATGTGTGTGGCATCAAACCAATTCAACGACACGACGACCTTCAACTCCAGCAGTGATGTGAATGTGTACATCAATG AATATGTGTCAAAGCCTGAAATCTCCTTTGACGTTGTGAAGCTTGACGATGGAGGTTATAAAGCCATCATCACGTGTCAGTCTAAGAAAGGGACACCGCGCTACACCTTTAGCCTTTTGAACTACACAAACCTCATCGCCACTGAAACGACCAGCACAATCCGTGTGTTCTTTAACATGCCTATCGAGCCGAACCGTTATATGGGACAAATGAGATGTAACGCCAGCAACGAGGGCAACTGGGTTCTGAGTGAACCGATCAGCTTGATCGTGG AGTCTGTAGGAGGCGCTGTAACAGTGACGCCCCTCAGACACGTGGGTCTGGACTTCCAGGTGACTCGCATTGAATTGCGTTGTAAGGTGGAGCGGGGAACGTTTCCACATTACAGCTGGTTCCTCAACAACAGCAGGTTGCTGGGACAAGGAGGTTTCTACTCAGTGGCCTGGTCAGACGAATCCGTTCTGGCTCTGTCTGTAGGCCGAGACAGTGCTGGATTCTACCACTGCCAAGCTTCAGACAGATTCGACAACAGCACCAGCATCCGCAGCCCAAAGATGCTGATCAGTAAAGAGG TACTGAACACAGTCCCTCCTTTGGTTGTGATTGTTGTTTTCACCTCTTTTGCCCTGCTGAACGTCGCTGTGATTGCTTGCTGTATTTATGGAGTCGTGCTAC GGAGAAGATATTCAAGAAAATACCT ACTCACTGAACAACATAGAAAAATGAGAATCACTGATAAACAGGAagatgaagaggaggaggatgaagatGATCTA TTGGAGATGTCGGAGAGTTACGAGGAAGATGTTGTCCAAGCTGACAGATGGAGTGACTCTGCTGAG GATGAAGACCAATCCGTAGATGAAACCGGTCTGTATGAAGGCCCGGATTCAGAATAA
- the si:dkey-93h22.7 gene encoding uncharacterized protein si:dkey-93h22.7 isoform X2: MSTCFHCSINNKVVSLVLASGYCAHLLQQRMESMHLTLILTGISVLHPRMDALEKLDEPVLWGPSAALEGSFVNLFCDIPGKPAAVSVHYEFYVETNPGKVIGEYSSLSGEMATISLLIKEQYDGRLICKASGHNDTDIESSFSNALDFRVIVPVKEVSIIITHPSIENIWEGETLTLQCRKTKGTYVSYDWLWNNAPVQMPYDRNEGTLTIHRVSAQNQGNYMCVASNQFNDTTTFNSSSDVNVYINEYVSKPEISFDVVKLDDGGYKAIITCQSKKGTPRYTFSLLNYTNLIATETTSTIRVFFNMPIEPNRYMGQMRCNASNEGNWVLSEPISLIVESVGGAVTVTPLRHVGLDFQVTRIELRCKVERGTFPHYSWFLNNSRLLGQGGFYSVAWSDESVLALSVGRDSAGFYHCQASDRFDNSTSIRSPKMLISKEVLNTVPPLVVIVVFTSFALLNVAVIACCIYGVVLRRRYSRKYLLTEQHRKMRITDKQEDEEEEDEDDLMSESYEEDVVQADRWSDSAEDEDQSVDETGLYEGPDSE; encoded by the exons ATGTCAACCTGCTTTCACTGCtccattaataataaagttGTTTCTCTGGTGCTTGCATCTGGATATTGTGCTCATCTTCTTCAGCAAAGGATGGAATCAATGCATCTTACACTCATTCTCACAG GTATTTCGGTTTTGCATCCAAGGATGG ATGCTCTAGAAAAGCTTGATGAACCAGTTCTGTGGGGTCCGTCTGCTGCATTAGAAGGTTCATTTGTGAATTTGTTCTGTGATATTCCTGGGAAACCGGCAGCAGTGTCTGTCCACTATGAGTTCTATGTCGAGACAAACCCAGGTAAGGTGATTGGGGAGTACTCCTCGCTGTCTGGAGAAATGGCCACTATTTCTCTGCTTATCAAAGAACAATATGACGGTCGACTCATCTGCAAGGCCAGCGGACACAATGACACCGATATTGAGAGCTCGTTCAGTAACGCATTGGACTTCAGAGTCATTG TTCCAGTGAAGGAAGTGAGCATCATCATTACACATCCTTCCATTGAGAACATATGGGAAGGAGAAACTTTGACCCTCCAGTGCAGAAAAACCAAAGGAACGTACGTCTCCTATGACTGGCTCTGGAACAACGCACCGGTTCAGATGCCATACGACAGGAATGAAGGCACTCTGACCATCCACAGGGTTTCTGCACAAAATCAAGGCAATTACATGTGTGTGGCATCAAACCAATTCAACGACACGACGACCTTCAACTCCAGCAGTGATGTGAATGTGTACATCAATG AATATGTGTCAAAGCCTGAAATCTCCTTTGACGTTGTGAAGCTTGACGATGGAGGTTATAAAGCCATCATCACGTGTCAGTCTAAGAAAGGGACACCGCGCTACACCTTTAGCCTTTTGAACTACACAAACCTCATCGCCACTGAAACGACCAGCACAATCCGTGTGTTCTTTAACATGCCTATCGAGCCGAACCGTTATATGGGACAAATGAGATGTAACGCCAGCAACGAGGGCAACTGGGTTCTGAGTGAACCGATCAGCTTGATCGTGG AGTCTGTAGGAGGCGCTGTAACAGTGACGCCCCTCAGACACGTGGGTCTGGACTTCCAGGTGACTCGCATTGAATTGCGTTGTAAGGTGGAGCGGGGAACGTTTCCACATTACAGCTGGTTCCTCAACAACAGCAGGTTGCTGGGACAAGGAGGTTTCTACTCAGTGGCCTGGTCAGACGAATCCGTTCTGGCTCTGTCTGTAGGCCGAGACAGTGCTGGATTCTACCACTGCCAAGCTTCAGACAGATTCGACAACAGCACCAGCATCCGCAGCCCAAAGATGCTGATCAGTAAAGAGG TACTGAACACAGTCCCTCCTTTGGTTGTGATTGTTGTTTTCACCTCTTTTGCCCTGCTGAACGTCGCTGTGATTGCTTGCTGTATTTATGGAGTCGTGCTAC GGAGAAGATATTCAAGAAAATACCT ACTCACTGAACAACATAGAAAAATGAGAATCACTGATAAACAGGAagatgaagaggaggaggatgaagatGATCTA ATGTCGGAGAGTTACGAGGAAGATGTTGTCCAAGCTGACAGATGGAGTGACTCTGCTGAG GATGAAGACCAATCCGTAGATGAAACCGGTCTGTATGAAGGCCCGGATTCAGAATAA